One Egicoccus halophilus genomic region harbors:
- a CDS encoding acyl-CoA dehydrogenase: MSATSELPPLDGERVTAERVQAHLDGRWAEVRDRSREELRHPLLAPVHGLSLEEHRQRTMEQARHLAKSDGPGLLFPERYGGGDDLGGALTSFEMLAHGDLSLMVKAGVQWGLFGGAILNLGGEEHRSRYLPEVISLDLPGCFAMTETGHGSDVQSLRTTATYDPDTQEWVVHTPDEDARKDYIGNAARDGRMAAVFAQLITDGASHGVHCFLVPIRDEHGEAMPGVTIEDCGHKGGLNGVDNGRLRFEQVRVPRTNLLDRFGQVAEDGTYTSPIEQPSRRFFTMLGTLVTGRASVSGSALSATKTALTIAVRYAGVRRQFRSPDGEREAVLFDFRQHQRRLLPLLAKTYALHAAQQDLLERLHTSFADEEASGEMTDRQELEARAAGIKAATTWHATEAIQTSREACGGNGYLSENRLTQLKADTDVFTTFEGDNTVLLQLVAKGLLTDYRSEFGSMDTFGMARWVADQLVETVVERTAARQLWQSITGIVSRDEDTDLHDRAWQLQTFAWREQHVIAGVARRLKAGVDAGGDGFDVFNDVQDHVLLAARASVDRVVLESFAARIEACEDTEVAALLDRLCDLYALSVIEAERGWYLEHGRFDAQRSKAVTAAVNELCTQLRPFASVLVDAFAIPDEAVGAPIALGDEHARQAMRDAAG; the protein is encoded by the coding sequence ATGAGTGCCACCAGTGAGCTGCCGCCACTCGACGGCGAGCGCGTCACCGCCGAGCGCGTCCAGGCCCACCTCGACGGCCGCTGGGCCGAGGTGCGCGACCGCAGCCGGGAGGAGTTGCGCCACCCGCTGCTCGCCCCCGTCCACGGCCTGTCGCTCGAGGAGCATCGCCAGCGGACCATGGAGCAGGCCCGTCACCTCGCCAAGTCCGACGGTCCCGGCCTGCTGTTCCCCGAGCGGTACGGGGGTGGTGACGACCTCGGCGGCGCGCTGACGTCCTTCGAGATGCTGGCCCACGGCGACCTGTCCCTGATGGTCAAGGCCGGGGTCCAGTGGGGACTGTTCGGCGGCGCGATCCTCAACCTCGGTGGCGAGGAGCACCGTTCGCGCTACCTGCCCGAGGTCATCAGCCTCGACCTGCCGGGCTGCTTCGCCATGACCGAGACCGGTCACGGCTCCGACGTCCAGTCGCTGCGCACCACCGCCACCTACGACCCGGACACGCAGGAATGGGTCGTGCACACCCCCGACGAGGACGCCCGCAAGGACTACATCGGCAACGCCGCCCGCGACGGTCGGATGGCGGCGGTGTTCGCCCAGTTGATCACCGACGGTGCCTCGCACGGCGTGCACTGCTTCCTCGTCCCGATCCGTGACGAGCACGGTGAGGCGATGCCCGGCGTCACCATCGAGGACTGCGGCCACAAGGGCGGGCTCAACGGGGTCGACAACGGCCGTCTGCGCTTCGAGCAGGTCCGCGTGCCGCGGACCAACCTGCTCGACCGCTTCGGTCAGGTCGCCGAGGACGGCACCTACACCAGCCCGATCGAGCAGCCCTCCCGCCGCTTCTTCACCATGCTCGGGACCCTGGTCACGGGGCGGGCCAGCGTGTCGGGCTCCGCCCTCTCGGCCACCAAGACCGCCTTGACCATCGCGGTGCGCTACGCCGGGGTGCGCCGCCAGTTCCGGTCGCCCGACGGTGAGCGCGAGGCGGTGCTGTTCGACTTCCGACAGCACCAGCGGCGCCTGCTGCCGCTGCTGGCGAAGACCTACGCCCTGCACGCCGCCCAGCAGGACCTGCTGGAACGGTTGCACACCTCGTTCGCCGACGAGGAGGCGTCCGGGGAGATGACCGACCGCCAGGAGCTCGAGGCGCGCGCGGCGGGCATCAAGGCGGCCACCACCTGGCACGCCACCGAGGCGATCCAGACCAGCCGCGAGGCCTGTGGCGGCAACGGCTACCTGTCCGAGAACCGCCTGACGCAACTGAAGGCCGACACCGACGTCTTCACGACGTTCGAGGGTGACAACACGGTGCTCCTGCAGTTGGTCGCCAAGGGGCTGCTGACCGACTACCGCAGCGAGTTCGGTTCGATGGACACCTTCGGGATGGCGCGTTGGGTCGCGGACCAGCTCGTGGAGACCGTCGTCGAGCGCACCGCCGCACGACAGCTGTGGCAGTCGATCACGGGCATCGTCAGCCGCGACGAGGACACCGACCTGCACGACCGGGCATGGCAGCTGCAGACCTTCGCCTGGCGCGAGCAGCACGTCATCGCCGGGGTGGCACGTCGTCTCAAGGCCGGCGTGGACGCCGGTGGCGACGGCTTCGACGTCTTCAACGACGTCCAGGACCACGTCCTGCTCGCGGCGCGGGCCTCGGTCGACCGGGTGGTGCTCGAGAGCTTCGCGGCCCGGATCGAGGCCTGCGAGGACACCGAGGTGGCGGCGCTGCTCGACCGGCTCTGTGACCTCTACGCCTTGAGCGTCATCGAGGCGGAACGCGGCTGGTACCTCGAGCACGGACGCTTCGACGCGCAGCGCTCGAAGGCCGTCACGGCAGCGGTCAACGAGCTGTGCACGCAGCTGCGGCCGTTCGCGTCGGTGCTGGTGGACGCCTTCGCCATTCCCGACGAGGCGGTCGGCGCGCCGATCGCGTTGGGCGACGAACACGCCCGGCAGGCCATGCGTGACGCGGCGGGCTGA
- a CDS encoding GAF and ANTAR domain-containing protein, protein MQQGDRPEPRRVERLDLAAMPADGAYAAALQHLGHLLIDGTELREVLLEVVAGIRLAVPHVDAVSVTTLDEDGAYTTAVSTDPRAQRVDELEHREHLGPCVVAFETGERQLVTDVREDERWPAFNAAAETAGFRCVAGLPLHAGGAVQGALNLFAAQPHGLDEDDLDRCRRLVPAVGAALANARALLGSERLAQQHERRLQEIAVLHQAVGVLMADRGCDARTAASLLERTAEATSRTLHDVAEQIVGSLTDG, encoded by the coding sequence GTGCAGCAGGGCGATCGCCCCGAGCCGCGGCGTGTCGAGAGGCTCGATCTCGCCGCGATGCCCGCCGACGGCGCGTATGCCGCCGCACTGCAGCATCTCGGGCATCTGCTGATCGACGGGACGGAACTGCGCGAGGTCCTGCTCGAGGTCGTCGCCGGCATCCGTCTGGCCGTCCCCCACGTCGATGCCGTGAGCGTCACCACGCTCGACGAGGATGGCGCGTACACGACCGCCGTCAGCACCGACCCGCGGGCGCAACGGGTCGACGAGCTCGAGCACCGCGAGCACCTCGGCCCCTGCGTCGTGGCGTTCGAGACCGGCGAGCGCCAGCTCGTCACCGACGTCCGCGAGGACGAGCGGTGGCCGGCCTTCAACGCTGCCGCGGAGACCGCCGGTTTCCGCTGCGTCGCGGGACTGCCCCTGCACGCCGGCGGTGCAGTACAGGGGGCGCTGAACCTGTTCGCCGCGCAACCGCACGGGCTCGACGAGGACGACCTCGACCGATGTCGCCGGCTCGTCCCCGCCGTCGGCGCTGCGCTGGCCAACGCGCGCGCCCTGCTCGGCTCGGAACGTCTCGCACAACAGCACGAGCGGCGCCTGCAGGAGATCGCCGTCCTCCACCAGGCCGTCGGCGTCCTGATGGCGGACCGGGGTTGTGACGCCCGGACGGCCGCCTCACTGCTCGAACGGACCGCCGAGGCGACCAGCCGGACCCTGCACGACGTCGCCGAGCAGATCGTGGGCAGCCTCACCGACGGCTGA
- a CDS encoding ABC transporter ATP-binding protein — protein sequence MLRVHDVRIRYADRLAVDGVDLTVGDGEVVAVLGPSGCGKSTLLRAVAGLEPLDDGTIVLDGHDLAGRRPDQRPVGLMFQDHALFPHRDVGDNVGFGPRMQGLPADVVTARTREALALVELAGAERREVTELSGGEQQRVALARAVAVHPRLLMLDEPLGSLDRALRDQLLAQLPEVFGRVGCGVLYVTHDQDEALTLADRVAVMRAGRLLQVAEPPVLWSQPVDEFVAGFLGLDQVVDVRVADGRADSPFGPVPLPGAREGAGRLLVLPDALDLLPGGGAGSGAHEGPGLDGVVVRRRFAADRTLLVVAAAGRTWEVPAPRGERAGRPGTPVRLRLDPTRVHLFAGRASGG from the coding sequence ATGCTGCGGGTGCACGACGTCCGGATCCGCTACGCCGACCGGCTGGCCGTCGACGGCGTCGACCTCACCGTCGGTGACGGCGAGGTCGTGGCCGTGCTCGGTCCGAGCGGCTGCGGCAAGTCCACGCTGCTGCGGGCCGTTGCCGGGCTCGAACCGCTGGACGACGGCACGATCGTGCTCGACGGGCACGATCTCGCCGGGCGGCGCCCGGACCAGCGTCCCGTCGGGTTGATGTTCCAGGACCACGCCCTGTTCCCCCACCGCGACGTCGGCGACAACGTCGGTTTCGGGCCACGGATGCAGGGGCTGCCGGCCGACGTCGTCACCGCGCGCACCCGCGAGGCCCTTGCCCTGGTGGAGCTCGCGGGCGCCGAGCGACGCGAGGTGACCGAACTCTCCGGCGGCGAGCAGCAACGGGTGGCGCTGGCACGCGCCGTGGCCGTCCACCCCCGACTGCTGATGCTCGACGAGCCACTCGGATCGCTGGACCGTGCCCTGCGGGACCAGCTGCTGGCGCAGTTGCCCGAGGTGTTCGGCCGCGTCGGCTGCGGCGTGCTCTACGTCACCCACGACCAGGACGAGGCGCTCACGCTGGCCGACCGGGTGGCGGTGATGCGAGCCGGACGGTTGCTGCAGGTGGCCGAGCCACCGGTGTTGTGGTCGCAGCCGGTCGACGAGTTCGTGGCCGGCTTCCTCGGGCTCGACCAGGTGGTCGACGTCCGGGTCGCCGACGGCCGGGCGGACTCGCCGTTCGGCCCGGTCCCGCTGCCGGGGGCACGCGAGGGGGCGGGACGACTGCTCGTGCTCCCCGACGCCCTCGACCTGTTGCCCGGGGGCGGCGCCGGGAGCGGCGCGCACGAGGGCCCCGGACTCGACGGGGTCGTCGTCCGGCGACGGTTCGCGGCCGACCGCACCCTGCTGGTGGTCGCGGCCGCCGGACGGACCTGGGAGGTACCGGCCCCGCGCGGCGAGCGGGCCGGCCGGCCCGGAACGCCGGTGCGCCTGCGTCTCGACCCCACGCGTGTGCACCTGTTCGCTGGTCGTGCCTCCGGCGGATGA
- a CDS encoding ABC transporter permease: MDRGLDEHGPAVTLRERAARWLPFTVPALFLAVFFVLPAGTIVLTGLRPEGRLDLGTLPRVLSDPGTLRVAWFTLWQAAASTALTLVLGLPGAYALTRLRFRGRAALRAAVMVPFVLPTVVVGSAFLALLGPRSPVNAASVALLGEAAPTLDLRRTVTAILLAHVFFNYAVVVRSVGGLWEHLDPRLEDAARTLGASRWRVFREVSWPLLRPAVASSAAIVFLFTFTSFGVVLILGGPGRATIEVEIYRATVQLLNLPLASVLALLQLAAVTAALVAYGRLQRRVTRQPLRSAGSTARPPRTVGERLFLAVNLAVIVLLVLAPLLVLVERSLAVDGGYGFAHYRALFSDQRSTVLAVAPLEAIRNSVVFGLAAALVALVVGGCAATAASRPGRAGRVLDRALMLPLGTSAATVGFGFLLALARPPLDLRGSLLLVPAAQALIATPFVVRTLLPVLRSIDQRLRDAAATLGATPRRVWREVDLPIVGRAVLAAVGFSFAIAVGEFGATVFLARGQTPTMPVAIFRLLGRPGVANFGQAMAMSTILMFVTASAVAVLDRLRVGQVGRF, encoded by the coding sequence ATGGATCGAGGCCTGGACGAGCACGGTCCTGCGGTGACCCTCCGCGAGCGCGCGGCACGGTGGCTGCCGTTCACCGTGCCGGCGCTCTTCCTCGCCGTCTTCTTCGTGCTGCCGGCGGGCACGATCGTGCTCACCGGCCTGCGGCCCGAGGGACGCCTCGATCTCGGCACGCTGCCGAGGGTCCTGTCCGATCCGGGGACCCTGCGCGTCGCGTGGTTCACCCTGTGGCAGGCCGCCGCCTCGACGGCCTTGACGCTGGTGCTGGGTCTGCCGGGCGCCTATGCCCTGACCCGCCTGCGGTTCCGGGGGCGGGCCGCCCTGCGGGCTGCCGTCATGGTGCCGTTCGTCCTGCCCACCGTGGTCGTCGGCAGTGCCTTCCTGGCACTGCTCGGCCCACGTAGTCCGGTCAACGCGGCCTCGGTCGCGCTGCTGGGCGAGGCGGCACCGACCCTCGACCTGCGCCGGACCGTGACCGCGATCCTGCTGGCCCACGTGTTCTTCAACTACGCGGTGGTGGTCCGCAGCGTCGGTGGCCTGTGGGAGCACCTCGACCCGCGGCTGGAGGACGCCGCACGAACGCTGGGCGCCTCACGCTGGCGGGTGTTCCGGGAGGTCTCCTGGCCGCTGCTGCGTCCGGCGGTCGCGTCCTCGGCGGCGATCGTGTTCCTGTTCACGTTCACCTCGTTCGGGGTCGTGCTGATCCTGGGGGGCCCCGGGCGGGCGACCATCGAGGTCGAGATCTACCGGGCGACGGTGCAGTTGCTGAACCTCCCGCTGGCGTCGGTGCTGGCGCTGCTGCAACTGGCCGCGGTGACCGCGGCGCTGGTCGCCTACGGCCGACTGCAGCGCCGCGTCACCCGCCAGCCGTTGCGCAGCGCGGGCAGCACCGCCCGACCGCCACGCACCGTCGGCGAGCGGCTGTTCCTGGCCGTCAACCTGGCCGTGATCGTGCTCCTCGTGCTCGCCCCGTTGCTCGTCCTCGTGGAACGCTCACTCGCCGTCGACGGCGGCTACGGCTTCGCGCACTACCGGGCGCTGTTCAGCGACCAGCGCAGCACCGTGCTGGCGGTCGCGCCGCTCGAGGCGATCCGCAACTCGGTCGTGTTCGGGCTGGCAGCAGCCCTCGTGGCGCTGGTGGTCGGCGGTTGTGCCGCCACGGCGGCCTCCCGACCGGGACGTGCCGGGCGCGTGCTCGACCGGGCCCTGATGCTGCCGCTGGGCACCTCGGCGGCGACCGTCGGCTTCGGCTTCCTGCTCGCGCTGGCCCGGCCGCCGCTGGACCTGCGCGGCTCGCTGCTGCTGGTCCCGGCGGCGCAGGCGCTGATCGCCACGCCGTTCGTGGTCCGCACGTTGCTCCCGGTGCTGCGCTCCATCGACCAGCGCCTGCGTGACGCGGCCGCGACCCTGGGGGCGACACCACGGCGCGTGTGGCGGGAGGTCGACCTGCCGATCGTCGGCCGGGCCGTGCTCGCCGCCGTCGGGTTCTCGTTCGCGATCGCGGTCGGCGAGTTCGGCGCCACGGTGTTCCTCGCCCGGGGGCAGACGCCCACCATGCCGGTGGCGATCTTCCGGCTGCTGGGCCGGCCGGGCGTGGCCAACTTCGGCCAGGCGATGGCGATGTCGACGATCCTGATGTTCGTGACCGCGTCGGCGGTCGCGGTCCTCGATCGGCTCCGGGTGGGCCAGGTGGGACGGTTCTAG
- a CDS encoding thiamine ABC transporter substrate-binding protein produces MRTRARTLAGATALAMLAAACQQQDPAAIDDPEPTEDETGADDMSPPPDTIEQTTLVLMTHDSFDVDEEVLAAFTDESGIGVDLAPAGDAGATVNQAILTRDAPLGDVLFGVDNTFLSRALEADLFVAYESPELEQVDEQFVLDDEHRVTPVTRGDVCLNYDRAWFEENDVPLPDDLADLTDEAYAGRLAVMNPATSSPGLAFLLATVERFGEDGYLDFWEALVDNDVLVTDGWSEAYYDEFSATGEGDRPLVVSYASSPPAEVYYADPPPDEAPTGVIEASCFRQVEFAGILQGTEHEAEARLLIDFLIGPEFQEQLPLTMFVFPVRTDASLPEVFETHAVLPDDPLELAPETIGEGRDAWIEAWTSTVLR; encoded by the coding sequence ATGCGCACACGAGCGCGCACCCTGGCCGGCGCCACCGCGCTGGCGATGTTGGCCGCGGCCTGTCAGCAACAGGACCCGGCCGCGATCGACGATCCCGAACCGACCGAGGACGAGACCGGTGCGGACGACATGTCGCCGCCGCCCGACACCATCGAGCAGACCACGCTCGTGCTGATGACCCACGACTCGTTCGACGTCGACGAGGAGGTCCTGGCCGCGTTCACCGACGAGAGCGGCATCGGCGTGGACCTCGCGCCTGCCGGGGACGCCGGCGCGACGGTCAACCAGGCCATCCTCACCCGTGACGCGCCGCTGGGCGACGTGCTCTTCGGCGTCGACAACACCTTCCTCTCGCGGGCACTCGAGGCCGACCTGTTCGTGGCCTACGAGTCACCGGAGCTGGAGCAGGTCGACGAGCAGTTCGTCCTCGACGACGAGCACCGGGTCACGCCGGTCACCCGCGGCGACGTGTGCCTGAACTACGACCGGGCCTGGTTCGAGGAGAACGACGTCCCTCTGCCCGACGACCTCGCCGACCTGACCGACGAGGCCTACGCCGGCCGGCTGGCGGTCATGAACCCGGCCACCTCCTCCCCCGGGCTCGCCTTCCTGCTGGCCACGGTCGAACGCTTCGGCGAGGACGGCTACCTCGACTTCTGGGAGGCGCTGGTCGACAACGACGTGCTGGTCACCGACGGCTGGTCGGAGGCCTACTACGACGAGTTCAGCGCCACCGGTGAGGGCGACCGTCCACTGGTGGTCTCCTACGCGTCGAGCCCGCCGGCCGAGGTGTACTACGCCGACCCGCCGCCCGACGAGGCACCGACCGGCGTGATCGAGGCGTCCTGCTTCCGCCAGGTCGAGTTCGCCGGGATCCTGCAGGGCACCGAGCACGAGGCCGAGGCGCGTCTGCTGATCGACTTCCTGATCGGGCCGGAGTTCCAGGAGCAGCTGCCGCTGACGATGTTCGTCTTCCCGGTGCGCACCGACGCGTCGCTGCCCGAGGTGTTCGAGACCCACGCGGTGCTGCCCGACGACCCGCTGGAGCTCGCCCCCGAGACGATCGGCGAGGGCCGCGACGCATGGATCGAGGCCTGGACGAGCACGGTCCTGCGGTGA